In Cytophagia bacterium CHB2, the genomic window CACGGCCCGCAAATCAGGGCCATGGGGTGATCACCGCCGATTTTGATTTTGCCGATGTCGATGGTGCGAGTCATAGGATTCGAAGGAATTTATTCATTCAGCACCTCTCAAATACTGCGCCGGATAAGCAACAAATTTTCAGTTAGACCAAAACGGTTTCCTTCTCTGAATTGCCGTTGACCGGGTCGTAACGTAAAACCATAATTTGATCCGGCCGCAGGCCGATCGACTCGAACATGCGGCCCTCACGATCACAAAATTCAACTTCAAAAGCATTCCCCTCGGCAAGAATCTCAACGACGGTACCGACTTGCCCTCGCCGTAAATTGTATTCGGGCAGGTCTGCCGTCAGTGCGACCACGTCGAGCAATTTGATCGTGTCCGTCATGAATCACCTCTCAATTCATAAAGGGTAGCATGTCGTCAATTTTGGGATATCCTTGCCATGTTCAATAATCCATCCGCTTCGCACCATCGCACGCCGACCACGCCATTCAATCATAAAGTCCAACAGGTACCGTTGGCCGTAGCGATCACGTCGTCCCAACCGCGCATCTTCGTGCGTCGCAATCACGCGCAATAATATGTCGCGTAAATCCTTAGCATCGCTAGCAGTCATACCCAATGCTGCTGCGAATAGACGCGCTTTATGTTTGCCTTCGTCGTGATTTGGATTGAGGCAGTAATCGCGCAATTTTCGAGTGTCGATTGTCGCGCGTTCCGCATTCGGAATTTTCATTCACTCTTGAGTTTCGAATATGACTTTTCGTCCTCGATCACACAGGCTCGCAAATCAGCGCCATGGGGTGTTCACCGCCGATTTTGAGCTTGCCGACTTCAACGACTCGCGTCATTTTGTTTCTCTTTTTATTATGCTTTTAAAGTTTACATCATCTCAAGGAACCGGGTTGCGGGGCTGCTATCACTTGCATTCAAATCTTGATGCTGCAATTGCGCAAATGATGGTTGTACAGGTTCTGGCTGCGACGCTACGATTTTTCAATCGCGTCCAAAAGCGTCAGAAGATTCAGCCTATCTTTCTCAGACCTAGATCGCCTCTTTCAAAAGGTGGCTGAGCCTTACTTCATGGCAAACTCCAATGCCGCACGCACGAAATCCCGAAACAGCGGATGCGGTCTGAGCGCGCGCGAGCGCAACTCGGGATGAAATTGCACGCCCACGAACCACGGATGATTTTCCAATTCCATAATTTCGACGAGCTTAGTTTCGGGGTTGATGCCGCTCACTTTATAGCCCCGTTCCTGCACTTGCGGCAAGTAACGATTGTTCACTTCCCAGCGATGGCGATGGCGTTCATAAATAACCGATTCGCGGTATGCTGCATGCGCGCGTGTGCCGGCCTTGAGCTCGCAGCGATAGGCGCCCAAGCGCATCGTGCCGCCCATCTGCTTGATGTTGACCTGCGTCTCCATTTTGTCGATCACGGGATGAGGAGTTTGTTCCTCGAACTCCGTGCTGTTGGCCTGCAAGCCGCACACATTGCGACTGAACTCGATCACCGCGCACTGCATACCGAGACAAATGCCCAAAAACGGAACCTTTTGCTCGCGCGCCGTTTGAATCATTTTGATTTTGCCTTCGACGCCGCGGCTGCCGAAGCCGGGTAAAACCACCAGGCCGTGCATGTTCTTGAATTCCGGCGGCACGCCATTCTGCTCGACTTTTTCGGTGTCGATCCAATGCAATTCCACATGCGCGTCATTCGCCACCCCGGCGTGCACAAAGGCTTCGGAGATGCTTTTATAAGAATCTTTCAGGCCGACATATTTCCCGCACATGGCGATGTTGACCGTGTACCGGGGATTTTTGATCTTATCCACAAGCTGCCGCCAGGCTTCGAGATCGACGCGGCGACTCGCGCCGCTTTCGCCGTGATGAAGCTGCAAGCGTTGCTCGATGATGTTGCCCAAGCCCTGCTCTTCGAAGATCAGCGGAATTTCATAAATCGAGGAAACATCGCAGGCTTCGATGACGCATTCTGCCGGCATATTGCAGAACAAGCCGATTTTCTTGCGCAAGTCGTAAGACAGATGGCCTTCCAGGCGGCACAACAAAATGTCCGGTTGGATGCCGATCTCGCGCAGTTTCATCACGGAGTGCTGCGTCGGCTTCGTCTTCAGCTCGCCCGAGGCGCGAATGTACGGCACCAGCGTCAAATGAATGTTGAGACAATCCTCCACGCCGGTTTCCAGGCGAAACTGCCGAATCGTTTCTAGAAACGGCAGGCTTTCAATATCGCCGACGGTGCCGCCGACTTCCGTAATCACGACATCGTAAACGCCGTTTCCGCGGGCAACATCCACGATGCGATTCTTGATTTCATCCGTGATGTGCGGAATGACCTGCACCGTGTTCCCGAGATAGTCGCCATGGCGTTCTTTCGTGATCACGGTGTAATAAATCTGGCCGGTGGTGGCGTTGTTCTTCCGCGACATGTCCAGGTCGATGAAGCGCTCATAATGGCCAAGATCCAAATCGGTTTCCGCGCCATCGTTGGTGACGAACACTTCGCCGTGCTGATAGGGACTCATCGTGCCGGGATCGATATTGATGTAAGGATCCAGCTTGAGCATCGACACGCTGAGTCCTCGCGCTTTCAGCAAAACGCCGATGGCCGCCGAGGCTACACCTTTCCCCAAAGCCGAAACCACTCCGCCGGTGATGAAGATGTACTTGGTGTTCTTGTTCGGCATCACACTTTCTTTCCTGGTTTCAAGATCCGATGGTTTAACGGCTTTTGGTTGTTCACGAGCAGAGAGGCAATTCCCTGCTCAACTGCTTATCCTGACGAAAACGAAACGGCCGAAGGTTATCTTTTCGCGCCTCCCAGGCTGCGTTGCACGGCCTCGAGATCTGCGGGCGTGTCGACGCTTTTGCCTTCATACTCGGTGCGCGCCACGTGAATTTTAACGCCACGCTCGAGCAGGCGCAATTGCTCAAGACGTTCGACGCGCTCGAGGTGGCCGGGCGGCCATTTCACAAATTTCATCAATAACTCATGGCGAAAAACATAAATACCGATGTGCTTGAGATATTGATGGGATTCCAGCCATGCTTTGCCGGATTGCGCGTCGCGGCAAAACGGAATGGGCGAGCGTGAGAAATAGAGCGCCGTGTGATCTTGCGCGAGCACGACTTTCACCGTGTTGGGATCGTGCAATTCCTCGGCGCGCGCAATCGGGCACGCCAGCGTGCTGAATTCTGCATTGCCGTCGCTGAGAGTCACGCTGACCGCCAAATCAATTGCGGCGGGATCGATCATCGGCTCGTCGCCTTGAATGTTCACCACGAGATCGGGCGCCGGCCGTATCGTGCTTGCGACTTCCGCAATGCGATCACTGCCGCTCGCATGATCCTTGCTCGTCATGACGGCGCGGCCGCCGAAGCTTGCAACGGCTTCCGCGATGCGATCGTCATCCGTCGCGACGCACAACTCATGCAACGTGGCGGATTGGCTCGCACGTTCGTACACCCATTGAATCATCGGGCGATCCAACAAGGCCGCCAACGGCTTGCCCGGAAATCGCGTCGAAGCAAAGCGCGCCGGAATAACTCCTAATACCTTCATGCACAATCCTGATCAACGATCGTTTGAATCTGTCACGCTCGATTTCTTTCAGCCAATGACTTTGGGCACGCTGAAATATCCCATTTTTTGCGCCGGCGCATTTTGCAAAATATCTTGCGCGGTGTTCTCTTGCTCCACTTTATCGGCGCGAAAAACGTTGTACAAATCCAGCACATGGGAGGTGGCCGGGACGTCCGTGACGTCAAGCTCTTTAAGTTGCTCCATGTAGCCGACAATGGCATCCAACTCTTGCGCGATCTTCGGCAACTCCTCTTCTTCGAACCGGAGCTTTGCCAGCTTTGCCAGATGTTTTACTTCATCAATCGTGATTGCCATTTCAATATGCCGATTGTTGCAATGAATTAAGAATTGGCGCAACCTTTGCTAAACAACAGCGCACTAATTTAATATTAGCCGCGTCATTGTCAAGTTTTAATCCCGACTTAATGGCATGAGTTTTGTTCTTTATTGAATTTAAGCAAAGTGTTTAAGAACTTTTACAGGCGGGGAACGAAAAGATTGGAGAGAGGAGTTGCAGCATCGGAAGAAGAGCGGTGCTTTGTTACCTCAACATATGCTTCCCTCTTCGCCCTGTCATTCGGCAAGCATTTTGTGAAGTACTCGCTAGTTGGCTTCGAACTTCATAAGATCCGCAGGGGATGATTTTTCAACAGAATACTTCTACAGATTAAGGTAACAGCCTACACCGATTCTCAGACAAGCTGAAAATCGAAGCTCCTCGAGCAGCTTTGTGGATTTCGCCCACAAAAGTTGAACTCCCACAAAAAAAGCAAAAGCCTTTTCGGTGGGATTTCATTTTAGTGGGCGAAACACTTTCAGAATTTTATTCTAACTTTGAAAAGCTAATCGCCTACAGTGTTGTCGTTATGGCTAAACCGTAGCGGAACATTTCAAAACGAAAAACCTCCACCGGCTGTGATCAGTTTGCCTTCGGAAGAATTTCCCGCGCCAATCGCGAACGTGAAGATGCGATAGATTGGCGCGAACCATATGCCGCCGCCCAGGCTCGTGTGCAAATCTTTCCAATCACTAAATTCGTCTTCATTCAGCCAGACGCGGCCGGCATCTCCAAAGAAAAAGACGCCGAAGTCCGTGGGAAAAACCACTTTCGTGCGAAACAGAAACACGCGCATCTCCGCGCTGCCATAAGCCGAAGCTTCGCCGCCAAAGCGCTCACGCCGAAAGCCTCGCAACGTGCCGTTGCCGCCGAGATACGCCGCCTCATAATAAGGAAAAGCGCCCCAGATTTTTTCACCGCCGGCGCGCAGAGCGAATGTGACCAGTTTTACGGGCGAGACATAAAGCCGGGCCTCCGCGAAGCTTTTGGTAAAGGAACTGTCATTGTCAAACGCTTTGGGGAAATGCGCTACCCCAGCGCCCAGATAAACACCTTTGGACGTGGCGACCGGAAGATCGCGCAAGTCAACTTCAATGCGGCCGCTCAGTTCGAGCAAAGATGCCGCCTCGACGCCGTAAGGCCGGCTTTGTTCGATAAACGTATTGTCTTCGAAATCAGTGTTGAGATACTTGAACGCGCCGGCGGCGGCGATATGCGTGCGCGGACTCACATCAAAGCGCAGGGAAGGTTTGAACATGAATTC contains:
- a CDS encoding CTP synthase, with protein sequence MPNKNTKYIFITGGVVSALGKGVASAAIGVLLKARGLSVSMLKLDPYINIDPGTMSPYQHGEVFVTNDGAETDLDLGHYERFIDLDMSRKNNATTGQIYYTVITKERHGDYLGNTVQVIPHITDEIKNRIVDVARGNGVYDVVITEVGGTVGDIESLPFLETIRQFRLETGVEDCLNIHLTLVPYIRASGELKTKPTQHSVMKLREIGIQPDILLCRLEGHLSYDLRKKIGLFCNMPAECVIEACDVSSIYEIPLIFEEQGLGNIIEQRLQLHHGESGASRRVDLEAWRQLVDKIKNPRYTVNIAMCGKYVGLKDSYKSISEAFVHAGVANDAHVELHWIDTEKVEQNGVPPEFKNMHGLVVLPGFGSRGVEGKIKMIQTAREQKVPFLGICLGMQCAVIEFSRNVCGLQANSTEFEEQTPHPVIDKMETQVNIKQMGGTMRLGAYRCELKAGTRAHAAYRESVIYERHRHRWEVNNRYLPQVQERGYKVSGINPETKLVEIMELENHPWFVGVQFHPELRSRALRPHPLFRDFVRAALEFAMK
- the kdsB gene encoding 3-deoxy-manno-octulosonate cytidylyltransferase; the protein is MKVLGVIPARFASTRFPGKPLAALLDRPMIQWVYERASQSATLHELCVATDDDRIAEAVASFGGRAVMTSKDHASGSDRIAEVASTIRPAPDLVVNIQGDEPMIDPAAIDLAVSVTLSDGNAEFSTLACPIARAEELHDPNTVKVVLAQDHTALYFSRSPIPFCRDAQSGKAWLESHQYLKHIGIYVFRHELLMKFVKWPPGHLERVERLEQLRLLERGVKIHVARTEYEGKSVDTPADLEAVQRSLGGAKR
- a CDS encoding DUF4926 domain-containing protein yields the protein MTDTIKLLDVVALTADLPEYNLRRGQVGTVVEILAEGNAFEVEFCDREGRMFESIGLRPDQIMVLRYDPVNGNSEKETVLV
- the gatC gene encoding Asp-tRNA(Asn)/Glu-tRNA(Gln) amidotransferase subunit GatC, whose protein sequence is MAITIDEVKHLAKLAKLRFEEEELPKIAQELDAIVGYMEQLKELDVTDVPATSHVLDLYNVFRADKVEQENTAQDILQNAPAQKMGYFSVPKVIG